A genomic region of Christiangramia sp. OXR-203 contains the following coding sequences:
- a CDS encoding alpha/beta fold hydrolase, whose amino-acid sequence MKLLLHLTFLFLITHNFQAQSEETIEYKDGKLHYSTFGVGDPVLIINGGPGISSDGFGELAQLLSEDNRTIIYDQRGTGGSKILSNKDKDYTIDFMVEDIEVLRKHLGYENWIVLGHSFGGMLAYAYAAKYPERVCAMIQSHSGGMDLRLRDYPDLRDRLSRSQLDELNQLVMKISFGDTLWETRYQRAKLMASAYLNDSTRASEVAERLMTTNRTINSQVWANMNLINFDVSEEMKNFNKPVLILNGVDEIVHKDIAIYADSVLPDSRLILMEDCGHYGWLERPEIYLKEVKEFLKSN is encoded by the coding sequence ATGAAACTACTTCTCCATCTAACTTTTCTATTTCTTATCACTCATAATTTTCAGGCTCAGTCTGAAGAAACAATCGAATATAAAGATGGTAAACTGCACTACAGTACTTTTGGCGTAGGAGATCCTGTTCTCATCATAAACGGTGGTCCTGGGATTAGTAGTGATGGTTTTGGAGAACTGGCTCAATTGCTTTCAGAAGACAATCGAACTATAATCTACGACCAGAGAGGTACTGGAGGGTCTAAGATTCTTTCTAATAAGGATAAAGACTATACTATCGATTTTATGGTGGAGGATATTGAAGTGTTACGGAAACACCTGGGATATGAGAACTGGATCGTACTTGGTCATTCCTTTGGAGGAATGCTCGCATATGCCTATGCGGCGAAGTACCCTGAAAGAGTATGCGCGATGATACAGTCGCACTCAGGTGGCATGGATCTGAGATTGAGAGATTACCCGGATCTTCGTGATAGATTAAGCAGATCCCAGTTAGATGAATTGAATCAATTGGTTATGAAAATAAGTTTTGGTGATACGCTGTGGGAGACTCGTTACCAGCGGGCGAAACTTATGGCAAGCGCTTATTTGAATGATTCCACCAGAGCTTCAGAAGTAGCAGAAAGGCTTATGACTACAAACCGTACAATTAATTCTCAGGTGTGGGCGAATATGAACCTTATTAATTTTGATGTTTCCGAAGAGATGAAAAATTTTAATAAACCTGTTTTAATCCTGAATGGAGTAGATGAGATCGTTCATAAGGATATTGCGATCTATGCAGATAGTGTTCTTCCAGATTCAAGACTGATTTTAATGGAAGACTGCGGACATTATGGTTGGCTTGAGAGACCCGAAATTTATCTTAAAGAGGTTAAAGAATTTTTAAAGTCGAATTAG
- a CDS encoding PepSY-associated TM helix domain-containing protein, with protein MNKQKSRVKQARILRIFRKIHRTMGAFLFVFFFIVSISGILLGAKKNTGSFILPETQSGQTSNFEEWKSIAVLEQIAQQTLKDSVSSFLSSDIDRMDIRKEKGIVKFLFENHIHEIQLDGATGEVLSIGQRRSDVIENIHDGSIVDDYLGTGGYFNLIYSVSMGIALLVFTITGFWLWYGPKKLRKTGR; from the coding sequence ATGAATAAACAGAAATCAAGAGTAAAACAGGCCCGTATCTTAAGAATTTTCAGAAAGATCCATCGTACTATGGGCGCCTTTTTATTCGTTTTCTTTTTTATCGTATCCATCTCAGGAATCCTCTTGGGAGCCAAGAAAAATACTGGCAGCTTTATTCTTCCAGAAACCCAAAGCGGGCAAACTTCAAATTTTGAAGAATGGAAATCTATTGCTGTTCTCGAGCAAATTGCACAACAAACATTGAAGGATTCAGTTTCATCTTTCTTATCCAGTGATATCGACAGGATGGATATTCGAAAGGAAAAAGGTATTGTAAAGTTCCTTTTCGAAAATCACATTCACGAGATACAACTTGATGGAGCTACAGGTGAAGTGCTAAGTATTGGCCAGAGAAGATCAGATGTTATCGAGAATATACATGATGGATCCATTGTGGATGATTACCTGGGCACCGGTGGCTACTTTAATTTGATCTATTCTGTTAGTATGGGAATTGCATTACTAGTATTTACTATTACCGGGTTCTGGCTTTGGTATGGTCCCAAGAAATTGCGTAAGACCGGCAGATGA
- a CDS encoding aldo/keto reductase: MKILDNISSKIELHNGYKMPGLGLGVYKADNGEEINNAIAAALETGYRLIDTATFYGNEKGVGEAIRKSGIPRKEIFITSKLWIEDQGIETTRKAFEETLERMELNYLDLYLIHWPKPGKYLESWKVLQELYEEGKIKAIGVCNCMIHQLESIKELGGVQPMVLQNEFHPKLIQQDILDYCKKNRIQYQAWSPLMRGEILKNELIGTIAEKYGKSEAQIVIRWDLQKGVATIPKSVHKQRIQENADVFDFELTDDEVAKIDDLEDNTRTGAHPDTFMEEMDL; this comes from the coding sequence ATGAAGATCTTAGATAATATTAGTAGTAAAATAGAATTGCATAACGGTTATAAAATGCCGGGTTTAGGACTTGGGGTATATAAAGCCGATAACGGAGAAGAGATAAATAATGCAATTGCAGCGGCTCTTGAAACTGGTTACAGATTGATAGATACCGCAACTTTTTACGGAAATGAAAAGGGAGTAGGGGAAGCGATTAGAAAAAGCGGTATTCCTAGAAAAGAGATCTTTATTACGTCTAAGCTGTGGATAGAAGACCAGGGAATTGAAACCACGCGTAAAGCTTTTGAAGAGACTTTGGAAAGAATGGAACTGAATTACCTGGATCTTTACCTTATTCACTGGCCAAAGCCTGGTAAATATCTGGAATCCTGGAAAGTTTTGCAGGAGCTTTACGAGGAAGGAAAAATTAAAGCTATAGGAGTTTGTAATTGCATGATCCATCAGCTGGAGAGTATTAAAGAACTCGGAGGTGTACAGCCAATGGTTTTGCAAAATGAATTTCATCCTAAACTTATTCAGCAGGATATTCTTGACTACTGCAAGAAGAATAGGATCCAGTATCAGGCCTGGTCACCACTTATGCGAGGAGAAATATTAAAGAACGAGCTTATTGGAACTATTGCTGAAAAATATGGAAAGTCTGAAGCACAAATAGTAATTCGCTGGGATCTGCAAAAAGGGGTTGCGACTATTCCGAAGAGTGTACATAAGCAACGAATTCAGGAAAATGCCGATGTCTTCGACTTTGAACTCACAGACGATGAGGTTGCTAAGATCGATGATCTGGAAGATAATACGCGGACTGGAGCTCACCCAGATACTTTTATGGAAGAAATGGACCTTTAA
- a CDS encoding glycosyltransferase, with the protein MYQLTVIVPLFNEEENLLRVEQKLGEYAENSSIPTQILLVNDGSTDNSLEMVREICERSEHFSYISFTKNAGLSAAIKAGIDHVNTSLTGYIDSDLQTDPEDFEVLLKEINSYQLVNGYRNQRKDSFKKNLSSTVANNVRNFFTNDGMYDTGCPLKIMHTDYAKRIPFFKGLHRFLPAMIMLQGGKVIQIPIRHYPRVAGTAKFGLRNRLIKPLIDCFGYLWMKRNYIHYEVGEKYLK; encoded by the coding sequence ATGTATCAATTAACTGTTATAGTTCCTTTATTTAACGAAGAAGAGAACCTGCTCCGCGTTGAGCAGAAACTTGGAGAGTATGCAGAAAATTCCAGTATTCCCACTCAGATATTACTGGTAAATGATGGGTCTACAGATAATAGTTTGGAAATGGTCAGGGAGATCTGTGAAAGATCTGAACATTTTAGTTACATATCTTTTACGAAAAATGCTGGTTTAAGTGCGGCAATCAAGGCCGGGATCGATCACGTAAACACCAGTCTTACCGGATATATAGATTCTGATCTGCAAACAGATCCTGAAGATTTTGAAGTTCTGCTTAAAGAAATCAATAGCTATCAATTAGTAAATGGCTACAGGAATCAGCGTAAAGATTCTTTTAAAAAGAATCTTTCTTCAACGGTGGCCAATAACGTAAGGAACTTTTTCACGAATGATGGGATGTATGATACGGGTTGTCCCCTAAAGATCATGCATACAGACTACGCTAAGCGCATTCCGTTTTTTAAGGGACTGCACAGGTTTCTACCGGCAATGATCATGCTACAGGGAGGTAAAGTGATTCAGATCCCAATTCGCCATTACCCAAGAGTAGCCGGAACCGCAAAATTTGGACTGCGAAACAGGTTGATCAAACCTTTGATAGATTGCTTTGGTTATTTATGGATGAAGCGAAACTATATACATTACGAAGTAGGAGAGAAGTATTTGAAATAG